One stretch of Zhihengliuella flava DNA includes these proteins:
- the ygfZ gene encoding CAF17-like 4Fe-4S cluster assembly/insertion protein YgfZ, with amino-acid sequence MNDTTYRSPLLARDGAIAADGADAGVALHYGQPLPEQKRLAEGSALADLSHLGVVTVTGPDRLSWLNTLSSQQVQHVAPGQSAELLFLTVQGRIDHDCRLVDDGETAWLIVEAGDAAPLAAWLDSMKFMLRVEIADVSAEWAVVASTAAVPEWAERTVWHDPWPGVTEGGFAYSGPDHPGAERTWFEYLVPASELEAALAGRDLAGTLAVEALRIAAWRPRFGAETDEKTIPHELDLLRTAVHLNKGCYKGQETIARVHNLGHPPRRLVFLDLDGSEHTLPAPGADVVFEDPKRGRRVVGQVTSAALHYEAGPIALAVIKRNVDAEAPLTVASGDTEYAAAQQLIVATDAGQVVGRQTGFLRGPR; translated from the coding sequence ATGAACGACACCACGTACCGTTCGCCGCTCCTCGCTCGCGACGGAGCGATCGCCGCCGACGGCGCTGACGCGGGCGTGGCTCTGCACTACGGGCAACCGCTCCCCGAGCAAAAGCGCCTCGCGGAAGGCAGTGCGCTGGCCGACCTGTCCCACCTCGGCGTGGTGACCGTGACGGGCCCGGATCGTTTGAGCTGGCTCAATACCCTGAGCTCACAGCAGGTGCAACACGTGGCTCCGGGACAGTCCGCTGAACTGCTGTTCCTCACCGTTCAAGGGCGCATTGATCACGACTGCCGCTTGGTGGACGACGGCGAGACGGCTTGGCTCATCGTCGAAGCCGGTGACGCCGCACCGCTTGCGGCGTGGCTGGACTCGATGAAGTTCATGCTGCGCGTCGAGATTGCCGACGTCAGCGCGGAGTGGGCCGTGGTGGCCTCCACCGCGGCGGTCCCCGAATGGGCCGAGCGGACGGTGTGGCACGATCCGTGGCCCGGGGTGACCGAGGGCGGCTTCGCCTACTCGGGGCCGGATCATCCTGGCGCGGAACGCACATGGTTCGAGTATCTGGTCCCCGCATCGGAGCTCGAAGCGGCCCTCGCGGGGCGCGATCTCGCCGGCACGTTGGCGGTCGAAGCCTTGCGCATCGCCGCGTGGCGTCCGCGCTTCGGTGCCGAGACCGACGAGAAGACCATCCCGCACGAGCTGGACCTGCTGCGCACCGCCGTTCACCTCAATAAGGGGTGCTACAAGGGTCAAGAGACCATTGCCCGCGTGCACAACCTCGGTCACCCTCCGCGCCGCTTGGTCTTCCTGGACCTCGACGGCAGCGAGCACACGCTCCCGGCCCCCGGTGCCGACGTCGTCTTTGAGGACCCCAAGAGGGGCCGTCGCGTGGTCGGTCAGGTGACCTCCGCGGCGTTGCATTACGAGGCCGGGCCGATCGCGCTGGCCGTGATCAAGCGCAACGTTGACGCCGAGGCGCCCCTGACCGTGGCCTCCGGTGACACCGAGTACGCTGCGGCCCAACAACTGATTGTGGCGACGGACGCCGGTCAGGTGGTTGGCCGACAAACCGGATTCCTCCGCGGACCGCGCTAG
- a CDS encoding nitrobindin family protein, translating into MPIEIPTDLTPELVPFAWLLGTWEGMGRLGEGEVDDDYFLQRVQFANDGAPYLQYRSESWLTDEKGKVLRPLSVEMGFWHLQREQVESDFGPGMTPGDVVPTLRTAADVDQYRGEDGFAIEAQIVHPGGITELYSGTINGPRIQLSTDHVARSAGAKDYAQASRIFGLVNGDLFWRWDAAGQGQELSAHASAVLKKLGASAEETGADGGSGASS; encoded by the coding sequence ATGCCGATCGAGATCCCCACCGACCTCACTCCGGAACTCGTTCCTTTTGCGTGGCTGCTGGGTACCTGGGAGGGTATGGGCCGCCTCGGAGAGGGCGAGGTCGACGACGACTACTTCCTCCAGCGGGTGCAGTTCGCCAACGACGGCGCGCCGTACCTGCAGTACCGGTCTGAAAGCTGGCTGACGGACGAGAAGGGCAAGGTCCTGCGGCCCCTCTCCGTCGAGATGGGCTTCTGGCACCTGCAGCGTGAGCAGGTGGAGTCGGACTTCGGTCCCGGGATGACTCCCGGCGACGTCGTGCCCACGCTGCGCACGGCCGCAGATGTGGACCAGTACCGCGGTGAGGACGGGTTCGCCATCGAAGCGCAGATTGTTCATCCCGGCGGCATCACGGAGCTCTATTCGGGGACCATCAACGGCCCGCGCATCCAGCTCAGCACAGACCACGTAGCCCGCAGCGCCGGGGCGAAGGACTATGCACAGGCGAGCCGCATTTTCGGGTTGGTCAATGGAGACCTGTTCTGGCGGTGGGATGCTGCGGGTCAGGGCCAGGAGCTCTCCGCACACGCCTCCGCCGTGCTGAAGAAACTCGGCGCGTCGGCGGAGGAGACGGGTGCCGACGGCGGCTCGGGCGCCTCGTCATGA
- a CDS encoding PspC domain-containing protein — MNKFFDALRSVSFRRGPSRWVGGIAGGIAAQMGWDPTLVRIGVLLSFLLPVLGILAYVVAWLLLPWQDGSIPLERLLNGSR; from the coding sequence ATGAATAAGTTCTTCGACGCACTGCGCTCCGTCTCGTTCCGGCGCGGCCCCAGCCGCTGGGTCGGCGGGATTGCCGGCGGCATTGCGGCTCAGATGGGCTGGGACCCGACGCTCGTGAGAATCGGCGTCCTGTTGTCCTTCCTCCTGCCGGTCCTCGGCATCCTCGCCTACGTCGTCGCCTGGCTCCTCTTGCCATGGCAGGACGGCAGCATCCCGCTGGAGCGCTTGCTCAACGGCTCCCGCTAG
- a CDS encoding 6-phosphofructokinase: protein MRIGILTSGGDCPGLNAVIRGAVLNGIKSYGYEFVGFRDGWRGVVDADIVDLPRSTVRGISKQGGTIIGTSRTNPFEGERGGPENIQRMMDAEGVDAIIAIGGEGTLAAAKRLTDAGLKIIGVPKTIDNDLDATDYTFGFDTAVSIATEAMDRLRTTGESHHRCMVAEVMGRHVGWIALHSGMAAGAHAILIPEQKVTMEQVNDWVLQANERGRAPLVVVAEGWIPEGADAAYSDRGLDAYGRPRLGGIGERLAVDIERGTGIETRATVLGHIQRGGVPTAFDRTLATRLGMHAVAAVADQAWGEMVSLRGTTVERARFEDALGNLKQVPQQRYDEASILFG from the coding sequence ATGCGCATCGGTATTTTGACCAGCGGCGGCGACTGCCCCGGCCTGAACGCCGTGATCCGCGGGGCCGTCCTCAATGGAATCAAGAGCTATGGTTACGAGTTCGTCGGCTTCCGCGACGGTTGGCGCGGCGTCGTTGACGCAGACATCGTCGACCTGCCCCGTTCCACCGTCCGCGGCATTTCCAAGCAAGGCGGAACCATCATCGGCACCTCCCGCACCAACCCGTTCGAGGGCGAGCGCGGAGGACCAGAGAATATTCAGCGCATGATGGATGCTGAAGGGGTCGACGCGATCATCGCGATCGGTGGCGAGGGAACGTTGGCGGCCGCCAAGCGCCTCACCGACGCTGGACTCAAGATCATCGGTGTCCCGAAAACCATCGACAATGACCTGGACGCCACGGACTACACCTTCGGATTCGACACGGCGGTATCGATCGCCACCGAAGCCATGGATCGCCTCCGGACCACGGGCGAGTCACACCACCGCTGCATGGTGGCCGAGGTGATGGGCCGCCACGTCGGCTGGATTGCGCTGCATTCGGGAATGGCGGCCGGCGCCCACGCCATTCTGATCCCGGAGCAGAAGGTCACCATGGAGCAGGTTAACGACTGGGTTCTGCAGGCCAATGAACGCGGCCGCGCGCCGCTCGTCGTCGTCGCCGAAGGCTGGATCCCGGAGGGCGCCGATGCAGCGTACTCAGATCGCGGCCTCGACGCCTATGGCCGCCCCCGCCTTGGCGGTATCGGTGAACGCCTTGCCGTCGACATCGAACGGGGTACGGGGATCGAGACGCGAGCGACCGTGCTGGGCCACATCCAGCGCGGCGGCGTCCCCACGGCGTTTGACCGCACGCTGGCGACGCGCTTGGGCATGCACGCGGTGGCCGCGGTGGCGGATCAGGCGTGGGGAGAAATGGTCTCGCTCCGCGGTACCACCGTGGAACGGGCTCGCTTCGAGGACGCCCTCGGCAACCTCAAGCAGGTCCCGCAGCAACGGTACGACGAGGCCTCGATCCTGTTCGGCTAG
- a CDS encoding phage holin family protein — MTEKYEPNKDHSGRTAETPTEPLLQRPSPDWGTPRGSESADATVRFERPIKNSVPLGTLVFGLIVLSIGLLMLGQLYLDVVINPAIVTVSILIGAGLIMVVGGIAAVRKGSTTDHTQTKG, encoded by the coding sequence ATGACTGAGAAGTACGAACCGAACAAGGATCACTCCGGCCGAACGGCAGAGACCCCCACCGAACCGCTGCTTCAGCGGCCCAGCCCAGACTGGGGCACACCCCGCGGTTCCGAGTCTGCGGACGCAACGGTGCGGTTTGAGCGCCCGATCAAGAACTCGGTCCCGTTAGGTACGCTGGTGTTCGGGCTGATCGTGCTCAGCATTGGACTGTTGATGCTCGGCCAGCTCTACCTCGACGTCGTCATTAACCCGGCGATCGTCACCGTGTCGATCCTGATCGGCGCCGGACTGATCATGGTGGTGGGCGGCATCGCCGCAGTTCGCAAGGGATCGACCACCGACCACACGCAAACGAAAGGCTGA
- a CDS encoding GNAT family N-acetyltransferase produces MELESGTRAIVALAWARRLGLPDDALQKAAMGADAVRVHVPVDDGSLLLLRYLTGSVLAGPEWALDALEGYDDEALAGESALVRALRATGRSEAEGLRTAGDYTLYYLDEPAGVEPSEQVAVSADPAYAQRLVASCPSDDTIGLDLARGEHMFTLVADEQQLPVATASYGLWEGLLADLATLTLPDVRRHGLGAYITAVAADDALTQGFTPQWRAPRSSAAAHRLAEDVGFVSVGSLTSARLT; encoded by the coding sequence ATGGAGCTGGAAAGTGGAACGCGTGCGATTGTCGCCCTCGCGTGGGCTCGGCGCCTTGGGCTGCCCGACGACGCCCTGCAGAAGGCCGCGATGGGTGCTGACGCGGTGCGGGTTCACGTGCCGGTCGACGATGGCTCGCTCCTCCTCCTGCGCTACCTCACCGGTTCCGTCTTGGCCGGGCCCGAGTGGGCGCTCGACGCGTTGGAGGGGTACGACGACGAAGCGCTCGCCGGCGAGTCCGCCCTCGTGCGGGCGCTGCGCGCCACGGGCCGCAGCGAGGCGGAGGGACTGCGCACGGCCGGCGATTACACCCTCTACTACTTAGACGAGCCCGCCGGGGTGGAACCCTCCGAGCAGGTGGCCGTCTCCGCGGACCCGGCATACGCCCAGCGGCTCGTGGCGTCCTGCCCCAGCGATGACACGATCGGCCTCGATCTGGCGCGCGGAGAGCATATGTTTACGCTCGTGGCCGACGAACAACAGCTTCCTGTGGCCACCGCCTCCTATGGCCTCTGGGAAGGGCTCCTGGCGGACCTAGCCACGCTGACGCTTCCTGACGTTCGCCGGCACGGGCTGGGCGCGTACATCACAGCGGTGGCCGCCGACGATGCCTTAACTCAGGGGTTTACTCCGCAGTGGCGGGCGCCGCGGAGTTCGGCTGCCGCCCATCGGCTCGCCGAAGACGTCGGCTTTGTCTCGGTGGGTTCCCTGACCAGCGCACGGCTGACCTAG